From a single Candidatus Defluviilinea gracilis genomic region:
- a CDS encoding class I SAM-dependent methyltransferase has translation MDWHTRYLQQAGWTRDLRVYLFAKAEAQSARRILEVGCGTGALLATIASSATLHGVDIDPHALAQCRVNAANAILTRGDGLALPYSNGSFDLVFCHYFLLWVNDPLQAVREMKRVTRPGGHVLALAEPDYFSRVDAPDELKPLGAWQVESLKRQGADPGFGARLAETFFEAGIKLEETGPIQPVEKEADVEALEMEWAVIESDLAGMVEEEEIQKMRLLDTQARKSGERVLRVPTYFAWGRVTH, from the coding sequence AGGCGGAGGCACAGTCCGCGCGTCGAATCTTGGAAGTGGGATGCGGCACCGGGGCGCTCCTCGCGACGATTGCCTCTTCGGCGACTCTTCACGGCGTAGACATCGATCCTCACGCGCTCGCGCAATGCCGGGTGAATGCCGCGAACGCGATTCTCACGCGCGGCGACGGGCTTGCCCTCCCCTATTCAAACGGATCGTTCGATCTTGTCTTTTGCCATTATTTTTTATTGTGGGTGAATGATCCATTGCAAGCCGTCCGCGAAATGAAGCGCGTGACGCGCCCCGGCGGACACGTCCTTGCGCTGGCGGAACCGGATTATTTTTCCCGGGTGGATGCGCCGGACGAGTTGAAGCCTCTCGGCGCGTGGCAGGTCGAATCGCTGAAACGGCAGGGAGCCGATCCCGGCTTCGGCGCGCGGCTGGCAGAGACGTTTTTCGAGGCGGGGATAAAACTCGAAGAAACGGGACCCATTCAACCCGTCGAAAAAGAAGCGGATGTTGAGGCGTTGGAAATGGAATGGGCGGTGATCGAATCCGATTTGGCGGGGATGGTCGAGGAGGAGGAAATCCAAAAAATGAGATTGTTGGATACGCAGGCGCGGAAAAGCGGCGAGCGCGTTTTGCGAGTGCCTACGTATTTTGCGTGGGGGCGGGTTACGCATTGA
- a CDS encoding ceramidase domain-containing protein, whose translation MKHALPLLIALLISAITLGVLMSLPASTWADWRPATCLQHGCFCERPNQNSPIRQTANTISSLGYIFSGALALTSSKNARRFSRGHAVIFGASSLVIGIGSAFYHASLTFTGQFFDVLGMFMLATLMLVYAFERIWGLRFAATVGLYLTIVLFLSLLQISLPDTRRFVFALALIIALFFEARYLKQQTPIIATKKLRLGITLLAVAYVIWILDNTRIVCFETSLMQGHALWHLLGAASVWLLYQYYASEVKQRS comes from the coding sequence GTGAAACACGCGCTGCCTCTTCTGATCGCCCTGCTCATCTCCGCCATAACGCTTGGTGTGTTGATGAGCCTGCCCGCCTCCACGTGGGCAGATTGGCGCCCCGCCACCTGCCTGCAACATGGTTGCTTCTGCGAAAGACCGAATCAAAACAGCCCGATCCGCCAGACGGCGAACACGATCTCCTCATTGGGATATATCTTCAGCGGAGCGTTGGCGTTAACATCGTCGAAAAACGCGCGGCGCTTCTCGCGCGGTCATGCCGTTATCTTCGGCGCGTCGAGTCTCGTCATCGGCATTGGCAGCGCGTTCTATCACGCCTCGCTCACCTTCACCGGTCAATTCTTCGACGTGCTGGGAATGTTCATGCTCGCAACGCTCATGCTCGTCTACGCCTTCGAGCGGATTTGGGGTTTGCGCTTCGCCGCGACTGTTGGGCTGTATCTTACCATCGTCCTTTTTCTCAGCCTGTTACAAATTTCCCTGCCCGATACGAGACGGTTCGTCTTTGCCCTCGCGCTCATCATCGCCTTGTTCTTTGAAGCGCGGTACCTGAAACAACAAACGCCGATCATCGCTACAAAAAAATTACGCCTCGGAATCACCCTGCTCGCCGTTGCCTACGTGATTTGGATTCTCGATAACACCCGCATCGTTTGCTTCGAGACCAGCCTCATGCAAGGACACGCCCTTTGGCATTTGCTCGGCGCGGCGTCGGTATGGTTGCTCTATCAATATTATGCGAGCGAAGTTAAACAAAGATCATGA